A DNA window from Enterobacter asburiae contains the following coding sequences:
- the fepC gene encoding iron-enterobactin ABC transporter ATP-binding protein has translation MTDSTTRLRGENLTLGYGKKIIARDLSVAIPDGHFTAIIGPNGCGKSTLLRTLSRLMTPAEGSVFLDGEQIQRFVSKEVARRIGLLAQNATTPGDITVQELVSRGRYPHQPLFTRWRKEDDEAVNRAMQATGITDLAQQSVDTLSGGQRQRAWIAMVLAQETSIMLLDEPTTWLDISHQIDLLELLSELNRTQGYTLAAVLHDLNQACRYATHLIALRDGEIVAQGAPKEIVTPDLIERIYGMRCMIIDDPVAGTPLVVPLGKRAV, from the coding sequence ATGACTGATTCAACCACCCGCTTGCGCGGCGAAAACTTAACCCTCGGCTACGGCAAAAAAATCATTGCCCGTGACTTATCCGTCGCCATTCCGGACGGCCATTTCACCGCGATTATCGGCCCGAACGGCTGCGGCAAATCGACCCTGCTGCGCACCCTGAGCCGCCTGATGACGCCGGCTGAGGGCAGCGTGTTCCTCGACGGGGAGCAGATCCAGCGCTTCGTCAGCAAAGAGGTGGCACGGCGCATCGGGCTGCTGGCGCAAAACGCCACCACGCCGGGAGACATCACGGTGCAGGAGCTGGTCTCGCGCGGACGCTATCCGCATCAGCCGCTGTTTACCCGCTGGCGCAAAGAGGATGACGAGGCGGTGAACCGCGCGATGCAGGCGACGGGCATCACCGATCTTGCCCAGCAGAGCGTGGACACCCTCTCCGGCGGGCAGCGTCAGCGGGCGTGGATCGCGATGGTGCTGGCACAGGAAACGTCGATCATGCTGCTGGACGAGCCGACAACCTGGCTCGACATCAGCCATCAGATTGACCTGCTGGAGCTGCTGAGCGAGCTGAACCGCACGCAGGGGTATACCCTGGCGGCGGTGCTGCACGACTTAAACCAGGCGTGCCGCTACGCCACGCATCTGATTGCGCTTCGCGACGGTGAGATTGTGGCGCAGGGCGCGCCGAAAGAGATTGTGACGCCGGATCTGATCGAGCGGATCTACGGCATGCGCTGCATGATTATTGACGATCCGGTGGCGGGTACGCCGCTGGTGGTGCCGCTGGGCAAGCGTGCGGTCTGA